The following proteins are encoded in a genomic region of Drosophila miranda strain MSH22 chromosome 4, D.miranda_PacBio2.1, whole genome shotgun sequence:
- the LOC108163765 gene encoding phosphatidylinositol 3-kinase regulatory subunit gamma isoform X1 — translation MQPSPLHYSTMRPQAPGSLVDPYEDELRMAPWYWGQITREEAKNILHGMPDGSFLVRDALSKKGEYTLTLMKDGNEKLIKICHINGMYGFIEKKLFNSVVDMVNFYKANSLNMYNKTLDIMLSHPIVRNYEEDDAHPHGDLGLLSNEFIRTSQMLQQLEQNLDQKKNSFNAIREELQEKKLHQGVFGNAEKIFRDQIKLNESVMKTPAAAESSAPESGGASTLGTAAGTAGTSASACSNNANTRQSLQENQAHLLALLEVMQEKMQQLNHYMECKKKEELLLERQINATKPELQMLQLRKDKYIERLKGFNLTDDDLNAILEMGFANWRQQYESVLNLPHRDETYWFLKDATRRDAEELLRGSPSGTFLIRARNAGHYALSIVCKGNVQHCIIYETESGFGFAAPYNIYPTLKKLVEHYATNSLEEHNDTLTTTLRLPVYYWEQNRAQILEELEMEREQEAAAVAAGSSAQTSLGSSSTSTSSAPIPTPRARSDQDQVDGGETETPPASISPSNFSTSQ, via the exons TGCAACCCTCGCCGCTGCATTACTCGACGATGCGGCCACAGGCTCCCGGATCGCTGGTCGATCCCTACGAGGACGAACTTCGCATGGCGCCCTGGTATTGGGGGCAAATCACACGCGAGGAGGCAAAGAATATACTGCACGGAATGCCCGATGGCAGCTTCCTGGTGCGCGATGCGCTCTCCAAGAAGGGGGAATACACACTGACACTGATGAAGGACGGAAACGAGAAGCTGATAAAGATCTGCCACATCAATGGCATGTACGGGTTCATTGAGAAGAAACTATTCAATTCGGTGGTGGACATGGTCAACTTTTACAAGGCCAACTCCCTGAATATGTACAACAAGACGCTGGACATAATGCTGAGCCATCCGATTGTGCGAAACTACGAGGAGGATGACGCCCATCCACATGGGGATCTTGGACTGCTGAGCAACGAGTTTATACGCACATCGCAGAtgctgcagcagctggaaCAGAACCTTGATCAGAAGAAAAACTCCTTCAATGCCATTCGTGAGGAGCTGCAGGAAAAGAAGCTCCATCAGGGCGTGTTTGGGAATGCCGAGAAGATATTTCGCGATCAAATCAAACTCAACGAATCGGTGATGAAGACACCCGCCGCCGCAGAGAGCAGTGCCCCTGAAAGCGGAGGAGCATCAACACTCGGGACGGCCGCTGGTACGGCTGGGACCTCCGCTTCGGCCTGCAGCAACAATGCCAATACCCGACAGAGCCTCCAGGAGAACCAGGCCCATCTCCTCGCTCTACTCGAAGTCATGCAGGAGAAGATGCAACAGCTGAACCACTACATGGAGTGCAAGAAGAAGgaggagctgctgctcgagcgTCAGATCAATGCCACCAAGCCCGAGCTGCAGATGCTGCAGTTGCGCAAGGACAAATATATTGA GCGCCTGAAAGGATTCAATCTCACGGATGACGATCTAAATGCCATACTCGAGATGGGTTTCGCGAACTGGCGGCAACAGTACGAGAGTGTCTTGAATTTGCCACACAGGGACGAGACCTACTGGTTCCTGAAGGATGCAACGCGTCGTGATGCCGAGGAGCTGCTCCGCGGCTCACCCTCTGGAACCTTCCTCATCCGTGCCCGCAATGCCGGCCACTATGCGCTGTCGATTGTGTGCAAGGGCAATGTTCAGCATTGCATCATCTATGAGACGGAGAGTGGCTTTGGTTTTGCGGCACCCTACAACATCTATCCCACGCTGAAGAAGCTCGTGGAGCACTATGCCACAAATTCGCTGGAGGAGCACAACGACACGCTGACCACGACGCTGCGACTGCCTGTGTACTACTGGGAGCAGAACAGGGCCCAGATACTCGAAGAGTTGGAGATGGAACGAGAGCAAGAGgcagcggcggtggcggcggggTCTTCGGCACAGACATCGCTgggaagcagcagcaccagtaCCAGCAGTGCGCCCATACCGACGCCCAGGGCACGTTCTGATCAGGATCAGGTGGATGGTGGGGAAACGGAGACGCCACCGGCCTCAATTTCGCCATCAAATTTTAGCACATCGCAGTAG
- the LOC108163765 gene encoding phosphatidylinositol 3-kinase regulatory subunit alpha isoform X2, giving the protein MKRLKGFNLTDDDLNAILEMGFANWRQQYESVLNLPHRDETYWFLKDATRRDAEELLRGSPSGTFLIRARNAGHYALSIVCKGNVQHCIIYETESGFGFAAPYNIYPTLKKLVEHYATNSLEEHNDTLTTTLRLPVYYWEQNRAQILEELEMEREQEAAAVAAGSSAQTSLGSSSTSTSSAPIPTPRARSDQDQVDGGETETPPASISPSNFSTSQ; this is encoded by the exons ATGAA GCGCCTGAAAGGATTCAATCTCACGGATGACGATCTAAATGCCATACTCGAGATGGGTTTCGCGAACTGGCGGCAACAGTACGAGAGTGTCTTGAATTTGCCACACAGGGACGAGACCTACTGGTTCCTGAAGGATGCAACGCGTCGTGATGCCGAGGAGCTGCTCCGCGGCTCACCCTCTGGAACCTTCCTCATCCGTGCCCGCAATGCCGGCCACTATGCGCTGTCGATTGTGTGCAAGGGCAATGTTCAGCATTGCATCATCTATGAGACGGAGAGTGGCTTTGGTTTTGCGGCACCCTACAACATCTATCCCACGCTGAAGAAGCTCGTGGAGCACTATGCCACAAATTCGCTGGAGGAGCACAACGACACGCTGACCACGACGCTGCGACTGCCTGTGTACTACTGGGAGCAGAACAGGGCCCAGATACTCGAAGAGTTGGAGATGGAACGAGAGCAAGAGgcagcggcggtggcggcggggTCTTCGGCACAGACATCGCTgggaagcagcagcaccagtaCCAGCAGTGCGCCCATACCGACGCCCAGGGCACGTTCTGATCAGGATCAGGTGGATGGTGGGGAAACGGAGACGCCACCGGCCTCAATTTCGCCATCAAATTTTAGCACATCGCAGTAG